A portion of the Ricinus communis isolate WT05 ecotype wild-type chromosome 10, ASM1957865v1, whole genome shotgun sequence genome contains these proteins:
- the LOC8268594 gene encoding phosphatidylinositol transfer protein 3 isoform X1 — protein sequence MSNKAILGDFHVHKPAIPGLKPAKMSKRLRASGSEKSPSPEEQRAKINDVKKMIGALADKFPALCSDASILRYLRARNWSVKKAAKMLKETLKWRLEFKPEKLQWEDIAHEAETGKIYKANYFDKKGRTVIVVRPGFQNTSAVAGQIKHLVYCVENAILTMNPDQEQMTWLVDFQWWTMACISVKAARDTLKILQDHYPERLGVAILYNPPKVFESFWTMMKPFIEPKTYKKVNFVYSNKPQSRKIMEEIFDMDKLESTFGGRNSIVFDYEAYGLRMKQEDKKFSDLNSSESALPMLSITLESQHSDSLIPNEDSSSSTDEDTSNLELDLDEETQDQPCNCKDDDNDDAAEVGPDKETEDQPCSCKNVGNGDAAEVVKELK from the exons ATGTCTAACAAGGCAATTCTCGGTGATTTTCATGTCCACAAG CCTGCAATACCTGGATTGAAACCTGCAAAGATGTCCAAAAGATTGCGAGCAAGTGGTTCTGAAAAATCCCCATCACCTGAAGAGCAGCGAGCTAAG ATCAATGATGTTAAGAAGATGATAGGTGCTCTTGCTGATAAGTTTCCAGCACTTTGTTCTGATGCATCAATATTGAGGTATCTCAGAGCAAGAAACTGGAGTGTAAAGAAGGCAGCCAAAATGTTGAAAGAAACCTTAAAGTGGAGGCTCGAATTCAAGCCTGAGAAGCTCCAATGG GAGGATATTGCCCATGAAGCTGAGACAGGAAAAATATACAAAGCTAACTATTTTGACAAGAAGGGAAGAACTGTAATTGTCGTGAGACCTGGTTTCCAG AATACAAGTGCGGTAGCAGGACAGATCAAACACTTAGTTTATTGTGTGGAAAATGCCATACTGACTATGAACCCAGATCAGGAACAAATGACATGGCTAGTTGATTTTCAATGGTGGACAATGGCCTGCATCTCAGTGAAGGCAGCTCGAGACACACTTAAAATCTTGCAGGATCATTACCCTGAGAGACTGGGTGTTGCAATCCTCTACAATCCACCTAAAGTATTCGAGTCCTTTTGGACG ATGATGAAACCCTTTATTGAGCCAAAGACATACAAGAAAGTGAATTTTGTCTATTCTAATAAGCCACAAAGCAGAAAGATAATGGAAGAGATCTTTGACATGGATAAGCTGGAATCAACCTTTGGAGGAAGAAACTCGATTGTATTTGACTATGAAGCTTACGGATTGCGGATGAAGCAGGAAGACAAGAAATTTTCTGACTTAAACAGCTCTGAATCTGCATTGCCAATGCTGTCTATTACATTGGAATCACAGCATTCAGATTCATTGATTCCAAATGAAGATTCATCTTCATCTACTGATGAAGATACTTCAAACTTGGAGTTGGATCTTGATGAGGAAACACAAGATCAGCCTTGTAATTGCAAGGATGACGACAATGACGATGCAGCAGAAGTGGGTCCTGATAAGGAAACAGAAGATCAACCTTGTAGTTGCAAAAATGTTGGAAATGGTGATGCAGCAGAAGTGGTGAAAGAACTGAAATAA
- the LOC8268594 gene encoding phosphatidylinositol transfer protein 3 isoform X2, producing the protein MSKRLRASGSEKSPSPEEQRAKINDVKKMIGALADKFPALCSDASILRYLRARNWSVKKAAKMLKETLKWRLEFKPEKLQWEDIAHEAETGKIYKANYFDKKGRTVIVVRPGFQNTSAVAGQIKHLVYCVENAILTMNPDQEQMTWLVDFQWWTMACISVKAARDTLKILQDHYPERLGVAILYNPPKVFESFWTMMKPFIEPKTYKKVNFVYSNKPQSRKIMEEIFDMDKLESTFGGRNSIVFDYEAYGLRMKQEDKKFSDLNSSESALPMLSITLESQHSDSLIPNEDSSSSTDEDTSNLELDLDEETQDQPCNCKDDDNDDAAEVGPDKETEDQPCSCKNVGNGDAAEVVKELK; encoded by the exons ATGTCCAAAAGATTGCGAGCAAGTGGTTCTGAAAAATCCCCATCACCTGAAGAGCAGCGAGCTAAG ATCAATGATGTTAAGAAGATGATAGGTGCTCTTGCTGATAAGTTTCCAGCACTTTGTTCTGATGCATCAATATTGAGGTATCTCAGAGCAAGAAACTGGAGTGTAAAGAAGGCAGCCAAAATGTTGAAAGAAACCTTAAAGTGGAGGCTCGAATTCAAGCCTGAGAAGCTCCAATGG GAGGATATTGCCCATGAAGCTGAGACAGGAAAAATATACAAAGCTAACTATTTTGACAAGAAGGGAAGAACTGTAATTGTCGTGAGACCTGGTTTCCAG AATACAAGTGCGGTAGCAGGACAGATCAAACACTTAGTTTATTGTGTGGAAAATGCCATACTGACTATGAACCCAGATCAGGAACAAATGACATGGCTAGTTGATTTTCAATGGTGGACAATGGCCTGCATCTCAGTGAAGGCAGCTCGAGACACACTTAAAATCTTGCAGGATCATTACCCTGAGAGACTGGGTGTTGCAATCCTCTACAATCCACCTAAAGTATTCGAGTCCTTTTGGACG ATGATGAAACCCTTTATTGAGCCAAAGACATACAAGAAAGTGAATTTTGTCTATTCTAATAAGCCACAAAGCAGAAAGATAATGGAAGAGATCTTTGACATGGATAAGCTGGAATCAACCTTTGGAGGAAGAAACTCGATTGTATTTGACTATGAAGCTTACGGATTGCGGATGAAGCAGGAAGACAAGAAATTTTCTGACTTAAACAGCTCTGAATCTGCATTGCCAATGCTGTCTATTACATTGGAATCACAGCATTCAGATTCATTGATTCCAAATGAAGATTCATCTTCATCTACTGATGAAGATACTTCAAACTTGGAGTTGGATCTTGATGAGGAAACACAAGATCAGCCTTGTAATTGCAAGGATGACGACAATGACGATGCAGCAGAAGTGGGTCCTGATAAGGAAACAGAAGATCAACCTTGTAGTTGCAAAAATGTTGGAAATGGTGATGCAGCAGAAGTGGTGAAAGAACTGAAATAA
- the LOC8268592 gene encoding uncharacterized protein LOC8268592 codes for MGLDAMRIRVEIKRFLVISIRTCYKSVCKHPFLVGFVCFLIFLYKSFPFLFSLLVSASPILVCTAILLGTLLSFGKPNIPEIEKEKEEEVADEVSSLKTGIIGDATVVVEKDESYFVESFVGKRKETSEEAIGEDSWEKNGVSKIEGEDGLGGYLPLVDENTLEIQFEKQVIEAEREFDDLKLEKKREIHEERQQMNDVLTEGKAAESLYSLISNGGNENLQVEDDKSPGGFIEAEHDDHLNLQHLSWKRANDNDEEEDEDEEEEGSDSGSDGAESSSPDASMADIIPMLDELHPLLHEGDPQPAHISDDGSDAASEGSHKSSESSVESDEDIENQADGEEDGDDDNDNEEEDEEARGGKEDESKSAIKWTEDDQKNLMDLGTSEIERNLRLENLIARRRARKSMRLMAEKNLIDLDGADLPLNIPPISTTRRNPFDLPYDSFDDVPGSAPSILLPRHNPFDIPYDSNEEKPDLKGDSFQQEFSAFHHKEPFFRRHESFNVGSSILGAVKQERQDLRWKPYFVPERFATEETSYRAFQRQLSEASESKLSSVPDTESVSSAVEEEDKKLNEEDDFIETEMISSVEHASVLVQRGSLSSEDVDPLDIGNIEERDAHHDEDEITLGDVENHNELDSSLSTLGGTSPVELNTREILLRMEPGDEEYSSRSSLSSLSEVDEKISDVKGSPIPEQSYGQTEDSHVSTQASLDTDFHFLSEVADENGHRVLVLEPRGNPTGESTMQTSFESDFHFTSCVEESNRCIERVSEPTDGHIGDSSILLQASIDSDSHSSEVVDNVEHKEPVLETRGSLISESGIITQTSVELDFHFTGVAMDDNQHKEPVYDSSPQAVDKLPSFLSISSDTQGEVSETNSPPMLAEFVGKESEVHTESIEKDASDYKESHEGSSQKCSLEENESRVAESEHDVKEVRLAGDDLTFNSQNGQNGFMKRESAVEHEAVDSPPSSSDGSVKEGLVHNQKGFNNKLDQLESSSLNAETTLVPHQDEIEKLDSSSSSDCVASAETILDALEEQHPPVAVEVSANSKLSSSESESQIPSSVDAQIRVNNCQATVEKLDLVVSGTRVMPSDDLKLVNEERQPAVIAEQVLQANPDTSSSEIKDVEELSFRKVENPMQSSSSDAIIAADLLEDADVKLVSSGSSYEHVSSEAKSSFELEKQLSWSDKAIVGQSLTDHDVFEGPSIIPAESTAEVKIENNVDVPEVFYHETSESASVPQQSLEYESKADEVDFIDNILDKIVYEDSRLILKGPDYSAEAHRSSVVEENINQDEDEIKEIDEGLLSELDTVGDFRVKEVVGESLHNQQIQNYDYSLLSTDSSAAEIKPELPVLEVRSVIDIDLAFKQLHEGVDVEEVILPSMVEDQPVDDEYRVPEETNSYLPATEASSLEDIHVAIKQYSKGNSEEMSKQSDLKEGSAKVNEAGSSSSMRELPVLEIRTTNDIDLAFKQLSEGVDVEEVILPSTIEQNVVENEPRDTHRSYFNLPIVEARSLEDLYISMKQASEENIEERSKPSDLNEGASKVCEVDSSCSTKELPVLEVRTADDIDLAFKQLSEGVDVEEVILPSTLEQHIGVNESRDSQQSSSDLQVLEARCLEELHIAMTQVSQGNIEGPPQSSDPTKETVSRALEVNKMGLAKDTVSSAEVGFIQTSGRSTKGTSAEAPHSPNDGFDETSGVSSLSMADTEGEKAMKKSDRLSSSSSSSSSSSGSD; via the exons atggGTCTTGATGCAATGCGAATTAGAGTTGAAATCAAGAGATTTTTGGTCATTTCGATTAGGACATGTTACAAATCAGTGTGTAAACACCCATTTCTTGTTGGGTTTGTCTGTTTCTTGATATTTCTGTACAAAtcatttccttttttgttttcccTTTTAGTCTCTGCATCCCCTATTTTGGTTTGTACTGCTATTTTGCTCGGTACTTTATTGAGTTTTGGAAAACCGAATATACCTGAAAttgaaaaggagaaagaagaagaagttgcAGACGAGGTCTCTTCTCTAAAAACAGGTATTATAGGGGATGCCACTGTTGTTGTTGAAAAAGATGAGAGCTATTTTGTAGAGAGTTTTGTAGGGAAGAGAAAGGAGACATCAGAGGAAGCCATTGGAGAAGACAGTTGGGAGAAGAATGGAGTTAGTAAGATTGAGGGAGAGGATGGTTTAGGTGGCTATCTGCCACTTGTTGATGAGAATACTCTGGAGATCCAATTTGAGAAGCAAGTAATTGAAGCTGAGAGAGAATTTGATGATTTGAAATTGGAGAAGAAGAGGGAAATTCACGAGGAAAGACAGCAGATGAATGACGTCTTGACTGAGGGCAAGGCTGCTGAAAGTCTTTATTCTTTGATTTCGAATGGGGGAAATGAGAATCTTCAAGTTGAAGATGATAAGTCCCCGGGAGGATTTATTGAAGCTGAACATGATGATCACTTAAATTTACAGCATTTATCGTGGAAACGGGCAAATGATAATGATGAAGAGGAGGatgaggatgaggaggaggaggGTTCTGATTCTGGGTCTGATGGGGCGGAGAGCTCCTCTCCAGATGCTTCAATGGCGGACATTATTCCAATGCTTGATGAGCTCCACCCGCTCTTACATGAGGGAGATCCACAGCCAGCTCATATATCTGATGATGGATCTGATGCCGCTTCAGAAGGGTCTCATAAGAGTAGTGAGAGCAGTGTTGAGTCAGATGAGGATATTGAAAACCAGGCAGATGGAGAAGAAGATGGTGACGATGATAATGACAATgaggaagaagatgaagaagcaCGAGGAGGCAAAGAAGATGAGAGTAAATCTGCAATCAAATGGACAGAGGACGATCAAAAGAATCTCATGGATTTGGGAACTTCAGAGATTGAAAGAAACCTACGTCTGGAGAATCTTATTGCCAGGAGAAGAGCTCGTAAAAGCATGAGACTGATGGCTGAGAAGAATCTTATAGACTTGGATGGGGCTGATCTTCCCCTTAATATTCCACCTATTTCTACAACAAGACGCAACCCCTTTGATCTTCCTTATGATTCTTTTGATGATGTTCCTGGGTCTGCTCCATCTATATTGTTGCCAAGACATAACCCATTTGATATTCCTTATGATTCAAATGAGGAAAAACCTGATCTTAAAGGTGATAGTTTTCAGCAAGAGTTCTCAGCATTTCATCATAAGGAACCATTCTTTAGAAGACATGAGAGTTTCAATGTGGGATCATCAATTCTGGGAGCTGTCAAGCAAGAGAGGCAAGATCTTCGGTGGAAACCTTATTTTGTACCTGAACGATTTGCCACTGAGGAAACAAGCTATCGTGCCTTCCAACGGCAATTAAGTGAAGCTAGTGAGTCAAAATTGAGCTCAGTTCCTGATACTGAATCAGTGAGTTCAGCTGTGGAGGAGGAGGACAAGAAGCTCAATGAAGAAGATGATTTTATAGAAACAGAAATGATCTCCAGTGTGGAACATGCTTCTGTCCTCGTTCAACGTGGAAGCCTGTCATCTGAAGATGTTGACCCTCTGGACATTGGAAACATTGAAGAGAGAGATGCTCACCACGATGAGGATGAAATTACACTTGGGGATGTTGAAAACCACAACGAACTGGATTCGAGTTTGTCTACATTGGGAGGGACAAGTCCTGTAGAACTTAATACAAGAGAAATTCTTCTGCGAATGGAACCAGGAGATGAGGAGTACAGCAGTAGATCAAGCCTATCATCATTGTCTGAAGTGGATGAAAAGATATCTGATGTGAAGGGGTCACCGATTCCGGAGCAAAGCTATGGTCAGACTGAGGATTCTCATGTTTCAACCCAAGCTTCACTTGATACAGATTTTCATTTTCTGAGTGAGGTGGCAGATGAAAATGGACATAGGGTGCTTGTTCTAGAGCCAAGGGGCAATCCTACTGGAGAATCCACAATGCAAACCTCATTCGAATCAGATTTTCATTTTACAAGTTGTGTGGAGGAAAGCAATAGATGCATAGAGCGTGTTTCGGAGCCAACAGATGGTCATATTGGGGATTCTAGCATTTTATTGCAAGCTTCAATAGATTCAGATTCACATTCGAGTGAGGTGGTGGATAACGTTGAACATAAGGAGCCTGTTCTGGAGACAAGAGGCAGTCTTATTAGTGAATCTGGCATTATAACACAAACTTCAGTTGAGTTAGATTTCCATTTTACAGGTGTGGCGATGGATGACAATCAACATAAGGAGCCTGTTTATGATTCAAGCCCCcaggcagttgacaagctgCCCTCTTTCTTATCCATCTCTTCTGATACACAAGGAGAGGTGTCAGAAACTAATTCACCTCCAATGTTGGCTGAATTTGTAGGTAAAGAATCTGAAGTGCATACTGAAAGCATAGAAAAAGATGCTTCTGATTACAAAGAGTCGCATGAAGGCTCTTCACAAAAATGCTCTCTAGAGGAAAATGAATCAAGAGTTGCAGAATCTGAGCATGATGTTAAGGAGGTTAGGTTGGCAGGGGATGATCTAACATTTAATAGTCAAAATGGCCAAAATGGGTTTATGAAGCGAGAATCAGCAGTTGAGCATGAGGCAGTTGATTCGCCTCCATCATCAAGTGATGGATCTGTAAAGGAAGGTCTAGTGCACAATCAAAAAGGGTTCAATAACAAGCTGGATCAACTCGAGTCATCAAGTCTTAATGCAGAAACAACTCTTGTCCCTCACCAAGATGAAATTGAGAAGTTGGATTCTTCCTCTTCTAGTGATTGTGTGGCTTCTGCAGAGACAATTTTGGATGCACTAGAAGAACAACATCCTCCAGTTGCAGTTGAAGTTTCAGCGAACTCCAAATTATCATCTTCAGAATCTGAATCTCAAATCCCTTCAAGTGTTGATGCACAGATCCGTGTCAACAATTGCCAAGCTACAGTTGAGAAGTTAGATTTGGTGGTTTCAGGCACCAGAGTGATGCCTTCTGATGATTTAAAGTTGGTAAATGAGGAACGACAGCCTGCAGTGATAGCTGAGCAAGTTTTACAGGCTAATCCAGATACATCTTCTTCAGAGATTAAGGATGTGGAGGAGCTTTCGTTCAGGAAGGTAGAAAATCCGATGCAGTCATCAAGTTCTGATGCAATTATTGCTGCTGATCTGCTTGAAGATGCAGATGTGAAGCTTGTTTCCTCAGGATCTAGTTATGAACATGTGTCTTCTGAAGCAAAGTCCTCATTTGAGTTGGAGAAACAGTTGTCTTGGTCAGATAAAGCCATTGTCGGACAATCCCTTACTGACCATGACGTATTCGAG GGACCATCTATTATCCCAGCAGAGTCTACAGCAGAagtgaaaattgaaaataatgtaGATGTGCCTGAAGTGTTTTATCATGAGACATCTGAATCTGCCTCAGTTCCTCAACAAAGCCTGGAATATGAATCGAAGGCCGATGAAGTTGATTTCATAGATAATATCCTTGATAAGATTGTCTATGAAGACAGTAGGCTTATCTTAAAAGGCCCTGATTATTCAGCAGAAGCACATAGGTCTTCTGTTGTTGAGGAAAATATCAATCAAGATGAAGATGAGATAAAGGAGATTGATGAAGGATTGTTGTCAGAACTAGATACAGTTGGGGACTTCAGGGTCAAAGAAGTAGTTGGTGAGTCTCTTCATAATCAACAAATACAGAATTATGATTACAGTTTGTTATCAACAGATTCAAGTGCGGCAGAGATTAAACCAGAACTCCCAGTTCTTGAAGTTAGATCAGTTATAGATATTGACTTGGCTTTTAAGCAACTTCATGAAGGAGTAGATGTTGAGGAGGTCATCCTTCCAAGTATGGTTGAGGATCAACCAGTTGATGATGAATATAGGGTTCCTGAGGAAACCAACTCCTACTTGCCAGCCACTGAAGCAAGTTCGTTGGAAGATATTCATGTTGCTATAAAGCAATATTCCAAAGGGAATAGTGAAGAGATGTCAAAACAGTCTGATTTAAAAGAAGGGTCAGCAAAAGTAAATGAAGCAGGTTCTAGCAGTTCTATGAGAGAGCTCCCAGTTCTTGAAATTAGAACGACCAATGATATTGACCTGGCTTtcaagcaacttagtgaaggTGTGGATGTGGAGGAGGTAATCCTTCCCAGCACCATTGAGCAGAATGTAGTTGAGAATGAACCCAGAGATACTCACCGCTCCTATTTTAATCTGCCAATTGTTGAAGCAAGATCTCTGGAAGATCTTTATATTTCCATGAAGCAAGCCTCAGAAGAGAATATTGAAGAGAGGTCAAAACCATCAGATTTGAATGAAGGCGCATCGAAAGTGTGTGAAGTGGATTCTAGCTGTTCTACTAAGGAGCTTCCAGTTCTTGAAGTTAGAACAGCTGATGATATTGATCTGGCTTtcaagcaacttagtgaaggTGTGGATGTTGAGGAGGTAATACTTCCCAGCACACTTGAGCAGCATATAGGTGTAAATGAATCCAGAGATTCTCAACAATCCAGTTCAGACTTGCAAGTCCTTGAAGCAAGATGTCTGGAAGAGCTTCATATTGCCATGACCCAAGTCTCACAGGGTAATATTGAGGGGCCACCACAGTCGTCAGATCCCACCAAAGAGACTGTATCAAGGGCTTTAGAAGTGAATAAAATGGGTCTTGCCAAGGACACTGTATCAAGTGCTGAAGTGGGTTTTATCCAGACGAGTGGACGGAGTACCAAAGGTACTAGTGCCGAGGCTCCTCATTCACCAAATGATGGATTTGATGAAACATCTGGAGTTTCAAGTTTGAGCATGGCAGATACAGAAGGTGAGAAAGCAATGAAAAAATCTGATAGATTGAGCTCTAGTTCAAGCTCAAGCTCAAGCTCCAGTGGTTCAGATTGA
- the LOC8268590 gene encoding uncharacterized protein LOC8268590 isoform X1, which translates to MEEDSLYLQLHKLSAIDKEESLDHILATLWKTRRTGLRSPEKSQIQSLLNLSSLPELDPVLACLRSLIRKSAHENFTGDDLLKLFPPDLSLDLQSNLILLLQKYQNQWKEEISREQHQLPRTSVSYQVKTSMPPSLTALPSLEISNMPLWPRQNDLNGRFTHSDIGVSTPLVVDNTASYIGPVSIQHDVSPPDDLGVLPRLKSMTWTMENRNSVPANKIAIITLKLQDFTKSPSGEMEVKFQLTKDTLEAMLRSMTYISDQLSNMSLGAIDLLHNTLGTTEFLTNPRVGGTVQTSSGPAQKKQKQ; encoded by the exons ATGGAGGAGGATTCGCTTTACTTGCAACTGCATAAGTTATCAGCCATAGATAAGGAGGAATCTCTGGACCATATACTCGCAACACTTTGGAAAACGCGAAGAACCGGTCTCCGTTCACCTGAAAAATCTCAAATTCAGTCTCTTCTTAATCTCTCTTCTCTGCCCGAACTCGATCCT GTTTTGGCATGCCTTCGATCACTTATCAGAAAAAGTGCGCATGAGAACTTCACTGGGGATGATCTCTTGAAGCTTTTTCCACCTGATTTATCCCTTGATTTGCAAAGCAATCTTATACTATTGCTTCAGAAGTATCAAAATCAATGGAAAGAGGAAATATCAAGAGAACAG CATCAACTACCAAGGACTAGTGTCTCTTACCAGGTGAAAACTAGCATGCCACCATCTCTTACAGCTCTCCCATCTTTGGAGATTTCAAATATGCCACTTTGGCCTCGGCAAAATGATCTTAATGGACGTTTTACTCATAGTGATATTGGGGTTTCTACACCACTTGTTGTGGATAATACTGCCTCATATATTGGACCTGTTTCAATACAACACGATGTTAGTCCTCCTGACGACTTG GGTGTTCTGCCCCGCCTCAAGTCAATGACGTGGACCATGGAAAATCGCAACTCTGTTCCAGCAAATAAAATTGCCATCATCACTCTCAAG CTTCAAGATTTCACCAAGTCGCCTTCAGGAGAAATGGAGGTGAAATTTCAACTTACTAAAGACACACTTGAAGCTATGCTAAGATCAATGACCTACATCAGTGACCAACTTTCGAACATG AGTCTTGGGGCTATCGACTTGCTGCATAATACACTGGGAACTACAGAATTCTTGACAAATCCAAGAGTTGGAGGGACA GTTCAGACTTCTTCAGGACCGGCTCAGAAGAAGCAGAAACAATAg
- the LOC8268590 gene encoding uncharacterized protein LOC8268590 isoform X2, producing the protein MEEDSLYLQLHKLSAIDKEESLDHILATLWKTRRTGLRSPEKSQIQSLLNLSSLPELDPVLACLRSLIRKSAHENFTGDDLLKLFPPDLSLDLQSNLILLLQKYQNQWKEEISREQHQLPRTSVSYQVKTSMPPSLTALPSLEISNMPLWPRQNDLNGRFTHSDIGVSTPLVVDNTASYIGPVSIQHDVSPPDDLGVLPRLKSMTWTMENRNSVPANKIAIITLKLQDFTKSPSGEMEVKFQLTKDTLEAMLRSMTYISDQLSNMVQTSSGPAQKKQKQ; encoded by the exons ATGGAGGAGGATTCGCTTTACTTGCAACTGCATAAGTTATCAGCCATAGATAAGGAGGAATCTCTGGACCATATACTCGCAACACTTTGGAAAACGCGAAGAACCGGTCTCCGTTCACCTGAAAAATCTCAAATTCAGTCTCTTCTTAATCTCTCTTCTCTGCCCGAACTCGATCCT GTTTTGGCATGCCTTCGATCACTTATCAGAAAAAGTGCGCATGAGAACTTCACTGGGGATGATCTCTTGAAGCTTTTTCCACCTGATTTATCCCTTGATTTGCAAAGCAATCTTATACTATTGCTTCAGAAGTATCAAAATCAATGGAAAGAGGAAATATCAAGAGAACAG CATCAACTACCAAGGACTAGTGTCTCTTACCAGGTGAAAACTAGCATGCCACCATCTCTTACAGCTCTCCCATCTTTGGAGATTTCAAATATGCCACTTTGGCCTCGGCAAAATGATCTTAATGGACGTTTTACTCATAGTGATATTGGGGTTTCTACACCACTTGTTGTGGATAATACTGCCTCATATATTGGACCTGTTTCAATACAACACGATGTTAGTCCTCCTGACGACTTG GGTGTTCTGCCCCGCCTCAAGTCAATGACGTGGACCATGGAAAATCGCAACTCTGTTCCAGCAAATAAAATTGCCATCATCACTCTCAAG CTTCAAGATTTCACCAAGTCGCCTTCAGGAGAAATGGAGGTGAAATTTCAACTTACTAAAGACACACTTGAAGCTATGCTAAGATCAATGACCTACATCAGTGACCAACTTTCGAACATG GTTCAGACTTCTTCAGGACCGGCTCAGAAGAAGCAGAAACAATAg